A stretch of Corynebacterium timonense DNA encodes these proteins:
- a CDS encoding acyl-CoA thioesterase, which produces MSTPAIQAVLDLERIDKNIYRGRAMHSTVFVRTFGGHVAGQALVAATRTVDEAMRVHSLHGYFLRAGDANSETIYRVSRPRDGRSFATRTVEAVQEGEVIFSMQASFHVTTDTGPDHQDPMRQVPRPDEVDPEIARTVQRFQGLSSEWSDWDFRLVPQDQFEHDKNASGQQLVWFKSKVPLPDDDTFHVCTLAYMSDMTLLYTAMIPHPDHKVQLASLDHAIWFLRPFRADDWLLYDQSTPSAHHGRGLTQGKIYDSEGNLVAVCMQEGLTRDLREGASSVPRAQTEG; this is translated from the coding sequence ATGAGTACACCGGCGATCCAAGCAGTCCTCGACCTCGAGCGCATTGACAAGAACATCTACCGCGGGAGGGCTATGCACTCGACCGTGTTTGTCCGCACCTTCGGCGGCCACGTCGCGGGCCAGGCCCTCGTGGCGGCGACCCGCACGGTCGACGAAGCCATGCGGGTGCATTCCCTGCATGGGTACTTCCTGCGCGCGGGCGACGCGAACTCGGAGACCATCTATCGGGTCTCTCGTCCCCGCGATGGCCGCAGCTTTGCCACCCGCACCGTCGAGGCGGTGCAGGAGGGCGAGGTGATCTTCTCCATGCAGGCCAGCTTCCACGTCACCACCGACACCGGACCCGACCACCAGGACCCGATGCGCCAGGTGCCGCGGCCGGACGAGGTCGACCCCGAGATTGCCCGCACGGTCCAGCGCTTCCAGGGGCTGTCCTCCGAGTGGTCGGATTGGGACTTCCGCCTTGTTCCCCAAGATCAGTTCGAGCACGATAAGAATGCCTCTGGCCAGCAGCTCGTCTGGTTTAAGTCCAAGGTGCCGCTGCCCGACGACGACACCTTCCACGTGTGCACCCTGGCGTACATGTCGGATATGACGCTGCTCTACACCGCGATGATTCCGCATCCAGACCATAAGGTGCAGCTCGCCTCCCTCGACCACGCCATCTGGTTCTTGCGCCCCTTCCGCGCCGATGACTGGCTTCTTTACGACCAGTCCACGCCCTCGGCTCACCATGGCCGCGGTCTGACGCAGGGCAAGATCTACGACTCCGAGGGCAACCTGGTCGCCGTGTGCATGCAGGAGGGGCTCACCCGTGACCTGCGCGAGGGGGCCAGCTCGGTACCCCGGGCGCAGACGGAGGGCTAA
- the ruvC gene encoding crossover junction endodeoxyribonuclease RuvC has protein sequence MDLEGLRVMGIDPGLTRCGLSVVQAGRGRQVLPVAVGVARTPAGSELAERLLRLSRAVKEWIDDYQPDVIAMERIFERGNVSTVMHTAHAVGVMILAAAERDIPVHMYTPSEVKKAISGNGRADKKQMTTMITRILALGEPPKPADAADALAIAVCHCWRAPLIARGAALSAPTTRSGVSVR, from the coding sequence ATGGATCTGGAAGGCTTGCGGGTGATGGGCATTGACCCCGGCCTGACCCGCTGTGGACTGTCTGTTGTCCAGGCGGGCAGGGGGCGCCAGGTCCTCCCCGTCGCGGTCGGCGTCGCTCGCACGCCGGCCGGTTCTGAGCTGGCCGAGCGTCTGCTGCGGCTGTCGCGGGCGGTGAAGGAGTGGATCGATGACTACCAGCCCGATGTCATTGCGATGGAGCGGATCTTCGAGCGCGGCAATGTTTCCACCGTCATGCACACGGCCCACGCCGTGGGCGTCATGATTCTGGCCGCGGCCGAGCGCGACATCCCCGTGCACATGTACACGCCCTCTGAGGTCAAGAAGGCGATCTCCGGCAACGGCCGCGCCGACAAGAAACAGATGACCACCATGATCACCCGCATCCTGGCGCTCGGGGAGCCGCCGAAGCCCGCGGACGCCGCCGACGCGCTCGCGATCGCGGTGTGCCATTGCTGGCGCGCCCCGCTCATCGCGCGCGGCGCCGCGCTCTCGGCACCCACCACTCGGTCAGGAGTGAGCGTCCGATGA
- the ruvA gene encoding Holliday junction branch migration protein RuvA, which translates to MIDSLNGEVLDVGLDHAVIECAGVGYRFLAAPPTLAGLTRGESRRVLTSMVVKDDGVTLYGFTDTAARELFHTLQAVSGLGPKLALACLSVFEPAELARLIAGGEAKAIQSIPGVGKKMAERMVLELKDKVAGYAPQPDTQVAAPAEAGSSVVVEQVVEALVGLGFTERAARPVVEKHAAEAPETASSSVLRAALSELGKR; encoded by the coding sequence ATGATTGACTCGCTCAACGGAGAAGTCCTTGACGTCGGCCTCGACCACGCCGTCATCGAATGCGCCGGGGTGGGCTACCGCTTCCTCGCGGCGCCGCCGACGCTCGCGGGGCTCACCCGCGGCGAGTCTCGGAGGGTGCTCACGTCGATGGTGGTCAAGGACGACGGCGTGACCCTCTACGGATTCACCGACACCGCCGCTCGCGAGCTGTTCCACACGTTGCAGGCCGTCAGCGGCCTAGGCCCGAAGCTCGCGCTGGCGTGCCTGTCCGTCTTCGAGCCGGCGGAGCTCGCCCGCCTCATCGCCGGGGGCGAGGCGAAGGCGATCCAGTCGATCCCGGGGGTGGGAAAAAAGATGGCCGAGCGCATGGTCCTCGAGCTGAAGGACAAGGTCGCGGGCTACGCTCCGCAGCCGGATACCCAGGTCGCGGCTCCCGCGGAGGCGGGGTCGAGCGTTGTCGTGGAGCAGGTCGTCGAGGCGCTGGTCGGGCTCGGCTTTACGGAGCGTGCGGCACGGCCGGTCGTGGAGAAGCATGCGGCGGAGGCGCCCGAGACGGCGTCGTCAAGCGTGCTGCGCGCGGCGCTGAGTGAGTTGGGCAAGCGGTAG
- a CDS encoding YebC/PmpR family DNA-binding transcriptional regulator: protein MAGHSKWATTKHKKAANDAKRAKMFAKMIKDIEVAARSGGGDPAGNPTLETMIAKAKRASVPNDNIERARKRGSGEEAGGANWESVTYEGYGANGVAVLIECLTDNRNRAATEVRTAMSKNGGNLGESGSVAYMFSRVGVVTVKKGELTEDDVLAAVLEAGAEEVNDRGQEFEVVCAPTDLHAVRDALKSEGIEVEDADQDFRASVEVELDVDGAKKMERLIDALEDSDDVQNVYTNMSISDEVAAQLDED, encoded by the coding sequence ATGGCAGGCCACTCAAAGTGGGCGACCACCAAGCACAAGAAGGCTGCTAACGACGCAAAGCGCGCCAAGATGTTCGCCAAGATGATTAAGGACATCGAGGTCGCGGCTCGCTCGGGTGGCGGTGACCCGGCCGGCAACCCGACCCTGGAGACGATGATCGCGAAGGCGAAGCGCGCCTCCGTGCCCAACGACAACATCGAGCGCGCCCGCAAGCGCGGCTCCGGTGAGGAGGCGGGCGGTGCGAACTGGGAATCGGTGACGTACGAGGGCTATGGCGCCAACGGCGTCGCCGTGCTCATCGAGTGCCTGACCGACAACCGCAACCGCGCCGCCACCGAGGTCCGCACCGCGATGTCGAAAAACGGCGGCAACCTCGGCGAATCTGGCTCCGTTGCCTACATGTTTAGCCGCGTCGGCGTGGTCACCGTGAAGAAGGGCGAGCTGACGGAGGACGACGTCCTCGCGGCCGTTCTCGAAGCAGGGGCCGAGGAGGTCAACGATCGCGGTCAGGAGTTCGAGGTTGTCTGCGCGCCGACCGACCTGCACGCGGTGCGCGACGCGCTGAAGAGCGAGGGGATCGAGGTCGAGGACGCCGACCAGGACTTCCGCGCGTCCGTTGAGGTCGAGCTCGACGTCGACGGCGCGAAGAAGATGGAGCGGCTTATCGACGCCCTCGAGGACTCCGACGACGTTCAGAACGTGTACACGAACATGAGCATCTCCGACGAGGTCGCCGCCCAGCTTGACGAGGACTAG